Part of the Marinitoga hydrogenitolerans DSM 16785 genome, TGTAATTTGTTCCGCCAAGTTTTTTTAAATTTTCTAACAAAAGTGGAATACCTAAATCAGCATATTTTCCTGGTTTTGTAACATTACCTCCTGGAGATTTTGGTAACATTACATGTATTAAACCGCCAATTTTTTTGTTTTTATCCCATATGCAAACTCCAACGCATGATCCTAAACCAAGAGTAACAAGGATATCAGGTGTCTTAGAAGCAAAGTATTCACCAATTCCAATTATTTTTTTCATCTTTTAACCCCCGTAAAACACTTTTTTTACATATTCAAATAATTTATTTCTATTTTCTTCGTTCATTAAAAAAACTATCTTTCCTTTTATAACATTTTCCCAATCTTCAACTTGTATTTCAGTTTCTGTTAAAATAACTTCGTCTTCAAAGGTTATGCTCATTACAATAGATTCAGCAATTAACGATGCAAAGGTATCTACAGCAACCTGAGGGGGGGTTACCTGTAAATTTATATTTAAAAATTGTGAAATAGCGCTAGTGTATGAACCAAACATAATATTTCCCAATTCTCCTATCATTGAAGTAGACATTTCATCCAATTCGGTTATATTTTGAATTTCAATACCAACACTTTCTTTTATTAATCGTTTTACAGAATCTTTTTCTATTAAAAATACTAAAGAAGAATCCAAATCTCCTTGCATTTTAACATAAGAACAAGCATATATTTCATCAGGCTCTTCCATATTTAAGAAAATATCAGATAATTTAATAACATCTAAATTTGGAACTGATATATCTACTTTTTTATTTAACATCACAGAGAGTGAGCTAACGGCATTGCCCATTCCAATATTAGTTATTTCTTTAAAAGCAGACATGAAAAATTCGAAATTTTCATTATTCATCAGGTTGCACCTCCAAGTTTTGTTTATCTTCAAAAAAGTTTTGTCCTCCAATAAATTCTAAATATTTTCCAAATAATCCAGTTGGATCTTGCAATATCTTTATTTCATATATAAATTTACTTAAGTTAAAAAATTCCTGTCTTATTTTTGCAATTGTTCCATGGAAAACTATGTTAAAATCAACTATTGAAAGTTTAATGCTAATACTTTTTTTTATTATATTAAGATAATCGTTTAATATGACTACTCCCAGAAAATTTTCATTTAAATCCCATATTAATCCTTTATATTTATCTTCTATTAAAACAGGGATAGAAATATAATGTCGTTCATTTACACGCTTATTTTTAATTTTAAAAGTACTTGTTAAATTTAAAGATAACATTACTTCAGTTTCACCAAAATTCTTAATGTCTTTAATTTGAAAATTTGCCTGATAATAAGCACCTTCAAATATTGATTCTAACGTGACTTCTTCCCCCAAATTAAAGTCATATTTTGGAGATATTAACTGAATTTCTTTACCTTTAAAAACTTTGATTTTTGCCCTCAAAACATCATCTTTTATATAGACTCTAATTGAATTTCCAGGAAAAAAAACTAAAAATATTCTTTTAATAAAGCTTTTTCTATCCATGATTTCACCTGTTATAAAAACCAAACAATAAAAGCAATTTTTTTAATAAATTATCATTGCTTTTATTTTCTGGAGATGCATCCATATTTTCAATTTTTTCTGCAATTAGCATTAGATCATTAGCAACATGAGAAGATGGCTTGAAACTCGAAATTGGAGTTTGAGATTTTACACTGTCGTGTACCAAATGATCAAAATTTATATAAAAAACATTTCTGATATCTTTAAATAAATATTCTTTTATTGTTTTTCTTAAAACCTGTTCAGCTGTGGCAGCTTCAGACTTTTTTCTAATCATATTTATCACAACATCAATAACGCCGTCAACTTCCAGAATAGATAAAGCTTTTACTACAGTATAAGCATTTACTATTGCAGTTGGTTCAGGTGTTGTAACGAGTAAAATATTATCAGCAGCAATATAAAAAGGCTTTAAATTTTCATTATATCCTGCGCTTACATCAATAATAACATAATCATGTTCTTTAGCAATATTAAAGAATTCTTCAATAGCTTTTCTTGTAAAGTTCTTTTGAAATGAGATCCAATCTTTAATATCCATACCAGTACTTAATAATTTTATTCCATATGGAGTTTTAATAATACATTCTTCCATAGTCAATTTTTTATCAAAATAATCCTTAATACTAACAGAAGGTGAAACACCCAATAAAATTGAGGCATTTGCAAAGCCAGCATCTGTATCGAAAATTAAAACATTTTTGTTCATTTTAGCAAGATTTACAGCAGTGTTTACAGCTACAATGGATTTACCCACGCCTCCTTTTCCACCGGTGACAAGTATTATTTTTGTTCTGTTTTTTGAAAATGTTTTTCTTAAATTTTCTGCTTGATCTTTAATTATGCTCATAATGTCAGCTCCCCATAAAAGAGGTTAAATAATTTTTGTAAATTTGGAATTTCAATATCATTAGGTACATTTTGTCCTGTTGTTATATAACTAATTGGTAAATTTGTTTCTTTGCTTAGAGATGGAATTTGTCCATATGATGACGTTTCGTCTAATTTAGTTATTATCAAATGAGTTGGTTTGCAAATTGAAAAACGATTATAAACGTCAATCATATCTCTTAAACGCATATTAGCCGATATAACAAGAAAAATAAAATTAGGCTTTATAGAGTCAATATACATTTTTAATTCTCCTATTTGTATATCATCTTTATGGCTTCTACCAGCAGTATCAATTAATAAAATATCATAATATTTTAATGATTCCACAGTAGCTTTTAATTCAGTTGGAGTATAACAGACAGAAGCAGGTATATCCATTATTTCAGCATATGTTTTTAATTGTTCTGTAGCCGCAATTCTATATAAATCTATTGTAGCAATAGCAACACCTTTATTGCTGTTTAATTTATTTAAAGCAGCAATTTTAGCTAAAGTTGTAGTTTTACCAACCCCAGTAGGTCCAATAAGCATTATTGTTCCATGAATATTTGGGATATCTATTTTGAAATTATTTTTAAATATATTAAATAGAATATTTTTAAAATCGTTATTTGATTTCCAATTTTCTTTATTCAAATTGCTTGGTAAAGCGTTTATAATTTCTTCGATTATTTGATCTGAAAGATCCTGTTTTTTAAATGATTCTATCAATTCTGAAATTAACGGGTTTGCTCCATTTAGTATAACTCTTTTTGAAAGCTTTTCAATTAATTCTTTTATTTCTAACAACTCATTTTGAGAATTTTTAGAAGTATTATTGATGTATTTTGAATTATTATTTTTTTCATAAGATTTGGATTTATTAAAACTATTATTTTGGTAAGGATTTTTATTATAAGTAACTTTTCTATAATTTAAATTTTTGAATTCATCTTTTTCATTATTATAGAATTTTTTAGCATCATCATCTATTAATTTTGACACTTCTCTTTGTTCTTCAATTAATTTTAAAATTTCATTTCTTGCGGTTAATTCTAATTTGTCCTTGCCTGGGGCATATTGATCATCATTATATGACTCTATTTTTTTCATTCTATTGATTCTATCATCTAATCTTTTATTTCTTTCTACCATTTCTTTAATTTCATTTATTCTTCCCTGTGTATTATTTGAAAAGCCAGGACCAGATGGTCTTTTGATATTTTTTATAACGTCATTTGCCTGTTCATCAAGAACAGCAGTAACTTCTATATATTTTTTTCCACCAATACCTAAAAAGCCACCTTTATTTATTCGTTTAGTATCTAAGATATAGGCGTTTTCTCCCAATTCTTCTCTTATTTTTTCCATTGCTTCTGGGATTGTATTTACAATATACTTTTTTATTTTCATAAACTCACCTCTAGACACTTATATTTCCATCAGCAGAAATGGGTATTTCCTGAACAATTTCATTATATGAAATAACATTTACATTTGGAATATTTGATGAGAGCCATCGTGAAAAATAAAATCGCAAAGGAGAACTACATAAAATTACGGGGTTATACCCTTTCATCATTTGTGATTCTAACATTTGGCTTATATTTTCTACAAGTTTTTGAGATAATTGCGGGGATAAAGCCAAAGTATAATTACCACCATATTCAATTGTGTAATTATTTAAGGTATTTTCAGTGTTTTTATCTAAAATAAGTAGATGTAAAACACCATCACCTGATTTTATAGATTCACATATTTGTCTGGATAATGCACTTCTAACTCCTTCAACTAATGAAACGGTGTCTTTAATTTCATTGCTCCCCAGTTCCATTAACTTTTCAAATATTACTGGTAAGTTTCTTATAGAAATTCTTTCATATAATAATTCTTTTAGTACATTTCGTATTTCAAAGGTTTTAAAGATCATTGGGACTAATTCTTCAACTAATGATGGATCTTTAATTCGTAAACCTTCTATGAGCATCTCCGTTTCTTTTGAACCAAGTATTTCATGAGCGTATTTCTTTATTATTTCTGATAAGTGTGTTGCAAAAACACTTGGAGAATCGACTACAGTATAACCAAAGTTAACAGCATCTTCTTTTTGAGACTCATCTATCCAATATGCATCTAAATTAAATGAAGGTTCTTTTGTATGTACACCGGGAATTTCTTCTGAAGCCATTCCAGAATTAATAGCTAATAATTTTTCAGGAAATAATTCGAATCTACCGACTTCGACTCCTTTTAATTTTATTATATATTCATTTGCACTTAAGAGAACACTATCTCGTACTCTTATAGGACTTATAACAATCCCTAATTCGTATGCAATTTGCTTTCTTACCATAGTAATTCTTTCAAGTAGATCTCCGCCTTGACCTGGATCTGCTAAAGGAATTAATCCATATCCAATATCAATTTCTAAAACATCACTTTGGATTATTTCAGAAACTTCTTCAGCAGAGGTTAAAGGTGGCCCAGATGGTCGTTGTTGACCTCCTGCTTCTTCAGATATTCCAGCAGAAGGTTGGGATTCGAATCCTTCTGTAGGACCTGTAGCAGGAATTATCTTTTGTAAATACCCTTTTGTTGTTAAGTAAGCTAAAACCAGCATCCCTCCACCTAGTAGCAATGCTGGCATTATAGGAAGAGGTGTTACTAAACCAAGAGTTAAAATAACTCCACCAGTCATATATAAAACTCTTTTTTCTGAAGAAAGTTCTTTAAGTAAATCTTTTCCTAAATTTTCTTTGGAGGCAGCTCTTGAAACAACAATACCAGTGGCAGTTGAAATTAATAATGCAGGTATTTGAGCAACTAAACCATCACCTACAGTAAAAAGAGTATACAACTGAGCAGCTTCTCCAATATCCAATCCTTGTTGTAAGACACCAATTATTAATCCACCAAGAATATTAATAATAGTTATAATAATTCCAGCTATAGCATCTCCCCTGACAAATTTAGATGCACCATCCATTGCGCCATAAAAATCTGCTTCACGTCTTATATCTTCACGCTTTTGTCTAGCCTCTTCTTCTGTTATAATTCCAGCACTTAAATCAGCATCTATACTCATTTGTTTTCCGGGCATAGCATCAAGAGTAAACCTTGCTGCAACCTCCGCAATTCTTTCTGCACCACGTGTAATAACTACAAATTGAATTATTACAAGTATTAAGAAAATAACAATACCAACTACGTAATTTCCTCCAACAACAAAATCACCAAATGCCCTAATAACTTTACCTTGGAAATTTTTTCCTTGTAAAAGTATTAATCTGGTTGAGGAAACATTTAGAGATAATCTGAATAAAGTAGTAACCAATAAGAGTGTTGGAAAAGCGGAGATTTCAAGAGCATTTTTTATATACATTGTAACAAGTAACAAAACAATAGCTAATGAAATATTAGCCATTTGTAGAAAATCTAAAAGAAATGGTGGAATAGGTATAACCATTAATATAACAACACTAACAATTAATAAAGGAACTATTAAGTCCAATTGTTTAAAAATTTTATTTAAAGTTTCACCCATTTAATCACCTCGTAAGGTTTAAAACAGAAGCAATAATCTTTGCAACTATTTCATACATATCTTCTGGTATTTCTTCGTTTATATCAACTCTTTCGTATAATTGTCTGGCAACTGGGGGATTTCTGAGTACGGGTACGTGATTTTCCCTTGCTATTTCTTTTATTCTGAAAGCTATCTTATCATATCCTTTAGCTACAACAATAGGAACGTCATTCTCATCTTTTTCATATTTAATAGCTACAGCATAGTGTGTTGGGTTGGTAACGACAACAGTAGCTTTTGGTACTTCTTTCATTATATTTTGATTTATTATTTGCCTTAGTCTACGCATTCTTGCCGCTTTTATTTGTGGATCTCCTTCAATATCTTTCATTTCTTGTTTTACTTCTTGTTTTGTCATTCTTAAATTTTTCTTGTATTCTCTTTTTTGATACCAGAAATCAAAGAGGCCTAATAACAACATTAAAATTCCTAATTTAAAAAAGATTTCTATTATAATAGAGAATAAGAATGTAAGAGAGGTTTCTATGCTTGTATATGGTAAAGAAATAATAGTATTCCAATTTGATCTAATTATATTATATGAAATATATCCAACTAAAGATAATTTTATTAAAGATTTTAAAAGTTCAAAAAGTGTTTTCATAGAGAAAATTCTTTGAAAACCTTTTATTGGATTGAGTTTTCCCAAATCGAATTTCATTGCTTTTGGAGAAAAAAGGAATTTTGTTTGTAACATACCTAACAACAAACTGATAATTGCAGATGAAAATAAAAAAATAGTTATTTTTACGAAAAGATTTTGTTGCTGCAAGATTAAATTCATTAATGCGTTTTCATCTAAAAAAGTTGTATCAAGAGATAAATATCTCATGAAAGCGGCTTTAAGATCTGTAAATAAATATTTTGATAAAACGTAAAAAACGACTGAAACACCTAAAAAAGAAAAAGCAGTTAATAGTTCCTTTGAAACAGGAACATTTCCTTCTTCTCGAGCTTGTTGTAAACGTCTTGGTGTAGGTTCTTCAGTTTTGCTTGGATCGGCAAAAAGTTGTAAATTTATTTTGAAATCAATGTTATTAAAGAATTTATCCATTTTATTATCTCCGATATATTAATGCTAAAAATTTCTACCCAAACACCAATAATACTTAATAATATTAAAGTCCCTACTAGTATATTTAAAGGTAATCCAACAATAAAAACATTTATTTGGGGAATCATTCTTGAAACAATTCCTAAACTAATATTAACACTTAACATAAACGCACTCATTGGTAATGCGAGTTGAGCACCAATTTCAAAAATTTTGCCAAATGTTGATATTATTTCAGGAAAAAATTTAATATTTATAGAAAAAACTAGAGGTATTGAATAAAATGAATTAATAATGGTTTGAAATAATACAATGTGCATTTTAAAAGATAAAAATGCAAAAATTCCTATTAAAAAGGCTAATTGGCCAATAATAGGAGATTCTTCTCCACTTATGGGATCAAATATTCCAGCAAGAGCAAATCCCATTTGAAAAGCAAAAAACTGTCCGGCAAATTGTAAAGCTGCTATAGGTAAATAAGAAACCAAACCAATTAAAATGCCTAAAAAGAAATTTATTAACATAATTGTAATTAAATAGAAAGTTGGTAGATCAGGTATAGTTAAAGTTATCAAAGGTAAAGTAATCCATGAAATAAACACGGACGAAAATACCCGTAAATAAAACGGTATTATGCCTGATCCGATAATAGGTGCAGAAATACTAAGACCTAAAATTCTAAAAAATATTATGGCCCAAACCCAGAAACGTGTTTCTAAAAAGGTTACAATATCCATATTAAATCATTCCAAAATATGTAGTTAATATTTCATATGTGAAATCCATTAATTTTTGAGCAATCCAACCAAACAATAGCCCAACAGCTAAAAAAGTAATAATAATCTTAGGAGCAAAAGTTAAAGTTTGCTCATTTATAGAAGTTATAGTTTGAAAAATACTTATAATTAATCCCACACCTAAACTAACTAATAAAATGGGTGAAATTATAGATAAAAATACAGATATAGCATATCTAAAAACATCAATAAAGGTTTCTAATGTCAATTTACAAACCTCCCGAAACTTGGAAACTTCTTATTAAGCCTCCAATTAATAAATCCCATCCATTTACAAGAATAAAAAGTAATAGTTTAAATGGCATTGAAATCATAATAGGTGGAATCATCATCATACCCATAGATAAAAGAATACTCGCGACAACCATGTCAACAATAATAAAAGGAATATAGATTAACACACCCATTTTAAAAGAAATTTCTAATTCGCTTAAAGCAAATGCAGGAATCAAAATTTCAGGTGGAGTATCGTTTATATTTTTTATCTCTTTTTGAACACTTGAAGCTAACATAAAAATATTATCTTGGTTTTTATGAGTTACAATTTCATTAATCATAAATGTTTTTATTGGATTCCATGCATTTTCGAAAAATTGCGTATATGAAATCTGTTCTTCTGTATATGGAATAACAGCATCTTGATAAATTTTATTAAATACAGGAGACATTATTAAATAAGTTAATATCAGAGCAACACCTATTAAAATTTGATTAGAAGGAGCCTGACGACTTCCCATGGCAGTTCTCAGAAATGATAAAACTATAATAATTCTTGTAAATGACGTAAACATCATTATTAATGAAGGAGCTAATGTTAAAATAGAAAGTAATAATAATATTTCAAGTGTTGGAACTAGCGTATTAGGGCCAGGTGTATTTCCACCTATATTAATAGAAATTTCTGGAATGGGTACAGGTTCTTGAGCTGAACCTGAAAAAAATAATAAAAGGAATATGATGATTAAAAAAGTTTTTTTATTGTATAGTTTCTTCATTTATTTTTTTCTCCCTTTTTAAAGCTCCAATAAAAGTATCAAAAAATTCTTTTTTCCCTTTTAAGAGCTCCGAAAGTTTTTCATAATCCAATTTGTCCAGATATGATATGGAATTGTTATTTGATAAAACAAGATAATAATCATCAAGAACTTTTATAATATTTAAAGTCAAATTTCTATCAATATAAAACTTTTTTACAATTCTTACTGAAGGGGTATTTAATAATCCTTTATTTATAAGTTTTTTTTGAATGAAAACCAATAAAAGAATAAAAAGTAAAAGAAAAAATATTAAAAAAAATGCCCATAGTGTCCAATTAGTCATAAAATTTGTTTGAGTTGATGAAAAAGTAAGGGGCGTAAGATCACCCCCTTGAAACCTTTTGGATTGCTTCTATTACTCTATTAGCTTGGAATGGTTTAACAATAAAATCTTTTGCTCCTGCTTGTATAGCTTCAATAACCATTGCTTGTTGTCCCATAGCGCTACATACTATAATTTTAGCAGCAGGGTCTTGTTTTTTAATTTCTTTTATAGCCTGGATCCCATCCATAACAGGCATAGTAATATCCATAGTAACAACATCTGGTTTTAATTCCATATATTTTGTCACCGCTTCTTGACCATTAGCGGCTTCTCCGACAACTTCCATCCCCGCTTTTGTAACAATATCTTTTAATAACATTCTCATAAAAGCAGCATCATCGACTATCAAAACTTTTATCGCCATTAAAAGCACCTCCACTTAAATTATAATTATATTTCTATAGATTCAAATAATTTATCTAAATTAAGATATACTATAAGTCTATTATCTATTTTTAAAACACCATTAACTTTTCCTACAAATGTTCCACTTTTTGAAGGTAAAATATCCAGTTCTTCATCATCAAACGAAATGACATTATTTACTTTGTTTACTAAAATACCAAGTTCTTCTTTTTCATGTTTCATAATTATTATACTATCAAACTCAAAATTTTCATCTATTTCCAGATCTAAAAT contains:
- the cheD gene encoding chemoreceptor glutamine deamidase/glutamate methylesterase CheD, whose product is MKKIIGIGEYFASKTPDILVTLGLGSCVGVCIWDKNKKIGGLIHVMLPKSPGGNVTKPGKYADLGIPLLLENLKKLGGTNYTAKIFGGAAMFKGSSMDVGQKNTAAVKEQLKKFSIRIIAEDTGGNRARSIEFNLETGEVMVKKVGGGEKVEIFKY
- a CDS encoding chemotaxis protein CheC — translated: MNNENFEFFMSAFKEITNIGMGNAVSSLSVMLNKKVDISVPNLDVIKLSDIFLNMEEPDEIYACSYVKMQGDLDSSLVFLIEKDSVKRLIKESVGIEIQNITELDEMSTSMIGELGNIMFGSYTSAISQFLNINLQVTPPQVAVDTFASLIAESIVMSITFEDEVILTETEIQVEDWENVIKGKIVFLMNEENRNKLFEYVKKVFYGG
- a CDS encoding MinD/ParA family ATP-binding protein encodes the protein MSIIKDQAENLRKTFSKNRTKIILVTGGKGGVGKSIVAVNTAVNLAKMNKNVLIFDTDAGFANASILLGVSPSVSIKDYFDKKLTMEECIIKTPYGIKLLSTGMDIKDWISFQKNFTRKAIEEFFNIAKEHDYVIIDVSAGYNENLKPFYIAADNILLVTTPEPTAIVNAYTVVKALSILEVDGVIDVVINMIRKKSEAATAEQVLRKTIKEYLFKDIRNVFYINFDHLVHDSVKSQTPISSFKPSSHVANDLMLIAEKIENMDASPENKSNDNLLKKLLLLFGFYNR
- the flhF gene encoding flagellar biosynthesis protein FlhF codes for the protein MKIKKYIVNTIPEAMEKIREELGENAYILDTKRINKGGFLGIGGKKYIEVTAVLDEQANDVIKNIKRPSGPGFSNNTQGRINEIKEMVERNKRLDDRINRMKKIESYNDDQYAPGKDKLELTARNEILKLIEEQREVSKLIDDDAKKFYNNEKDEFKNLNYRKVTYNKNPYQNNSFNKSKSYEKNNNSKYINNTSKNSQNELLEIKELIEKLSKRVILNGANPLISELIESFKKQDLSDQIIEEIINALPSNLNKENWKSNNDFKNILFNIFKNNFKIDIPNIHGTIMLIGPTGVGKTTTLAKIAALNKLNSNKGVAIATIDLYRIAATEQLKTYAEIMDIPASVCYTPTELKATVESLKYYDILLIDTAGRSHKDDIQIGELKMYIDSIKPNFIFLVISANMRLRDMIDVYNRFSICKPTHLIITKLDETSSYGQIPSLSKETNLPISYITTGQNVPNDIEIPNLQKLFNLFYGELTL
- the flhA gene encoding flagellar biosynthesis protein FlhA gives rise to the protein MGETLNKIFKQLDLIVPLLIVSVVILMVIPIPPFLLDFLQMANISLAIVLLLVTMYIKNALEISAFPTLLLVTTLFRLSLNVSSTRLILLQGKNFQGKVIRAFGDFVVGGNYVVGIVIFLILVIIQFVVITRGAERIAEVAARFTLDAMPGKQMSIDADLSAGIITEEEARQKREDIRREADFYGAMDGASKFVRGDAIAGIIITIINILGGLIIGVLQQGLDIGEAAQLYTLFTVGDGLVAQIPALLISTATGIVVSRAASKENLGKDLLKELSSEKRVLYMTGGVILTLGLVTPLPIMPALLLGGGMLVLAYLTTKGYLQKIIPATGPTEGFESQPSAGISEEAGGQQRPSGPPLTSAEEVSEIIQSDVLEIDIGYGLIPLADPGQGGDLLERITMVRKQIAYELGIVISPIRVRDSVLLSANEYIIKLKGVEVGRFELFPEKLLAINSGMASEEIPGVHTKEPSFNLDAYWIDESQKEDAVNFGYTVVDSPSVFATHLSEIIKKYAHEILGSKETEMLIEGLRIKDPSLVEELVPMIFKTFEIRNVLKELLYERISIRNLPVIFEKLMELGSNEIKDTVSLVEGVRSALSRQICESIKSGDGVLHLLILDKNTENTLNNYTIEYGGNYTLALSPQLSQKLVENISQMLESQMMKGYNPVILCSSPLRFYFSRWLSSNIPNVNVISYNEIVQEIPISADGNISV
- the flhB gene encoding flagellar biosynthesis protein FlhB, translated to MDKFFNNIDFKINLQLFADPSKTEEPTPRRLQQAREEGNVPVSKELLTAFSFLGVSVVFYVLSKYLFTDLKAAFMRYLSLDTTFLDENALMNLILQQQNLFVKITIFLFSSAIISLLLGMLQTKFLFSPKAMKFDLGKLNPIKGFQRIFSMKTLFELLKSLIKLSLVGYISYNIIRSNWNTIISLPYTSIETSLTFLFSIIIEIFFKLGILMLLLGLFDFWYQKREYKKNLRMTKQEVKQEMKDIEGDPQIKAARMRRLRQIINQNIMKEVPKATVVVTNPTHYAVAIKYEKDENDVPIVVAKGYDKIAFRIKEIARENHVPVLRNPPVARQLYERVDINEEIPEDMYEIVAKIIASVLNLTR
- the fliR gene encoding flagellar biosynthetic protein FliR produces the protein MDIVTFLETRFWVWAIIFFRILGLSISAPIIGSGIIPFYLRVFSSVFISWITLPLITLTIPDLPTFYLITIMLINFFLGILIGLVSYLPIAALQFAGQFFAFQMGFALAGIFDPISGEESPIIGQLAFLIGIFAFLSFKMHIVLFQTIINSFYSIPLVFSINIKFFPEIISTFGKIFEIGAQLALPMSAFMLSVNISLGIVSRMIPQINVFIVGLPLNILVGTLILLSIIGVWVEIFSINISEIIKWINSLITLISK
- the fliQ gene encoding flagellar biosynthesis protein FliQ → MTLETFIDVFRYAISVFLSIISPILLVSLGVGLIISIFQTITSINEQTLTFAPKIIITFLAVGLLFGWIAQKLMDFTYEILTTYFGMI
- the fliP gene encoding flagellar type III secretion system pore protein FliP (The bacterial flagellar biogenesis protein FliP forms a type III secretion system (T3SS)-type pore required for flagellar assembly.), translated to MKKLYNKKTFLIIIFLLLFFSGSAQEPVPIPEISINIGGNTPGPNTLVPTLEILLLLSILTLAPSLIMMFTSFTRIIIVLSFLRTAMGSRQAPSNQILIGVALILTYLIMSPVFNKIYQDAVIPYTEEQISYTQFFENAWNPIKTFMINEIVTHKNQDNIFMLASSVQKEIKNINDTPPEILIPAFALSELEISFKMGVLIYIPFIIVDMVVASILLSMGMMMIPPIMISMPFKLLLFILVNGWDLLIGGLIRSFQVSGGL
- a CDS encoding response regulator; translated protein: MAIKVLIVDDAAFMRMLLKDIVTKAGMEVVGEAANGQEAVTKYMELKPDVVTMDITMPVMDGIQAIKEIKKQDPAAKIIVCSAMGQQAMVIEAIQAGAKDFIVKPFQANRVIEAIQKVSRG
- a CDS encoding chemotaxis protein CheW, which codes for MQKEILSFEILNQEFGIDVEYVEMVIEKEDITPVPNSKDFIEGIVNLRGRIVTVFDLTKILDLEIDENFEFDSIIIMKHEKEELGILVNKVNNVISFDDEELDILPSKSGTFVGKVNGVLKIDNRLIVYLNLDKLFESIEI